The nucleotide window CCAACCCCGTGCACCTGCTGTACGTGCTGGAACAGCAGATCGAGCAGGAGCAGTTCCAGGCGGAAACCCGCGAGCGGTACCTGCGTTTCCTCAAGGAATACCTGGCTCCGCGGTATATCGAGTTCATCGGCAAGGAGATCCAGACCGCGTACCTGGAGTCCTACAGCGAATATGGCCAGAACATCTTCGACCGCTACGTGCTGTACGCGGATTTCTGGATTCAGGATCAGGAATACCGCGATCCGGAAACCGGCGAAATTCTCAACCGCGTAGCGCTCAACGAGGAGCTGGAGAAGATCGAGAAGCCGGCGGGCATCAGCAATCCGAAGGATTTCCGCAACGAAATCGTCAACTTCGTGTTGCGGGCGCGAGCCAACAACAACGGCAAGAACCCCACCTGGCTCAGCTATGAAAAGCTGCGGGTGGTCATCGAGAAGAAAATGTTCTCCAACACCGAGGATCTGTTGCCGGTCATCAGCTTCAACGCCAAGGCCAGCAAGGAGGACCAGCAAAAACACAACGACTTCGTCACACGCATGGTCGAACGTGGCTACACCGACAAACAGGTACGGCTGCTTTCCGAGTGGTATCTGCGGGTCCGGAAATCGCAGTAAAACAGCTACAAGCTACAAGCTGCAAGCTACAAGGAAAAAGCGCGTTAGCCCTGGCAATCGGGTAACTGTGCTTCTACTTGAAGCTTGTAGCTCATCACTTGAGGCTGCCCGGAGGGCCCTATGAGCTATGTGATCGACCGACGCCTCAATGGCAAGAACAAGAGCACGGTTAACCGCCAGCGCTTTTTGCGGCGGTATCGTGACCACATCAAGAAGGCCGTGGAAGAAGCGGTCAGCCGCCGTTCCATTACCGATATGGAGCATGGCGAACAGATCAGCATTCCCGGCCGCGACATCGACGAGCCGGTGCTTCACCATGGCCGCGGTGGCAAACAGACCGTCGTGCACCCCGGCAACAAGGAATTCACCAGCGGCGAGCACATCCCCCGCCCACCGGGTGGAGGGGGCGGCAAGGGCCCCGGCAAGGCCGGCAACTCCGGCGAAGGCATGGACGAATTCGTGTTTCAGATCACCCAGGAGGAATTCCTGGAGTTCATGTTCGAGGACCTTGAGCTGCCGAACCTGGTCAAGCGCAACCTGACCGGCACCGATACCTTCAAGACCGTGCGCGCCGGCATCAGCAATGAAGGCAATCCGTCGCGGATCAATATCATCCGCACGCTTCGCTCGGCCCACGCCCGCCGGATCGCCCTGTCGGGCAGCAGCCGGGCGAAACTGCGCGAGGTCAAGGAAGAACTGGCCCGACTGAAGCGCGAGGAACCTGACAATTTCGGCGACATTCAGGACCTGGAAGCGGAAATAGAGAAACTCAGCGCCCGTATCCACCGGGTTCCGTTTCTCGACACCTTCGACCTCAAGTACAACCTGTTGGTCAAACAGCCAAACCCCAGCTCCAAGGCCGTAATGTTCTGCCTGATGGACGTGTCCGGCTCCATGACCCAGGCCACCAAGGACATTGCCAAGCGATTCTTCATCCTGCTGTATCTGTTCCTCAAGCGAAACTACGACAAGATCGACGTGGTATTCATCCGCCACCACACCAGCGCCAGGGAAGTGGACGAAGAGGAGTTCTTCTACTCCCGGGAAACCGGCGGCACCATCGTCTCCAGCGCCTTGAAGCTGATGCAGGAGATCATGGCCGAACGGTATCCGGCCAACGAATGGAACATCTATGCAGCCCAGGCGTCCGACGGGGACAACTGGAACGACGACTCACCGATCTGCCGCGACATCCTGATCAACCAGATCATGCCGTTCGTCCAGTACTACACCTATGTGGAAATCACGCCCCGGGAACATCAGGCCCTGTGGTATGAATACGAACGCATCGCCGAAGCCTTTTCCGACACGTTTGCGCAACAGCAACTGGTCTCGGCCGGGGATATCTATCCGGTCTTCCGTGAACTCTTCCAGCGCAGGTTAGTGACATGACCGCCAAAAAAGAGCAGAAGCGCCAACCCATCTCCACCGGCTCCGAATGGACGTTCGAGCTGATCCAGGCCTACGACCGCGAAATCAGCCGTATCGCGGACCGTTATGCCCTCGACACCTACCCCAACCAGATCGAGGTGATCACCGCTGAGCAGATGATGGACGCCTACGCGTCGGTCGGCATGCCCCTGGGTTATCACCACTGGTCCTATGGCAAGCACTTCCTCAGCACTGAAAAATCCTACAGCCGCGGCCAGATGGGGCTGGCTTATGAGATCGTGATCAATTCCGACCCCTGCATTGCCTATCTGATGGAAGAAAACACCATCTGCATGCAGGCGCTGGTGGTGGCGCACGCGTGCTACGGCCACAACAGCTTCTTCAAAGGCAACTACCTGTTCCGCACCTGGACCGATGCCAGTTCGATCATCGATTACCTGGTGTTCGCCAAGCAGTACATCATGCAATGCGAGGAGCGCCACGGCATCGATGCCGTGGAAGACCTCCTGGACTCCTGCCACGCCCTGATGAACTACGGAGTGGATCGCTACAAAAGGCCGTACCCGATTTCTGCTGAAGAAGAACGCCGGCGCCAGAAGGACCGCGAAGAACACCTGCAAAAGCAGATCAATGACCTGTGGCGCACCATTCCCAAGGGCGCCGACAAGTACAGCGAAAAGGACAACGCACGGTTCCCCGCCGAACCCCAGGAAAACATTCTCTATTTCATCGAAAAACACGCCCCGTTGCTGGAGCCCTGGCAGCGGGAAATTGTGCGCATCGTGCGCAAGATTGCCCAGTACTTCTACCCGCAACGCCAGACCCAGGTCATGAACGAGGGATGGGCCACGTTCTGGCATTACACCTTGATGAACGACCTGTATGACGAAGGTCTGGTCACCGACGGCTTCATGATGGAGTTCCTGACGTCCCACACCAGCGTGGTGTTCCAGCCTGGATTCGACAGCCCCTACTACAGCGGCATCAACCCCTACGCACTGGGTTTTGCCATGTACCGCGATATACGACGCATGTGCGAGAACCCCACCGAAGAGGACCGTCGCTGGTTTCCGGAAATTGCCGGCTCGGATTGGTTATCCACGATCAAGTTCGCCATGAGCAGCTTCAAGGACGAGAGTTTTATCCTGCAATACCTCTCGCCCAAAGTAATCCGTGACCTGAAATTGTTCAGCATTCTGGATGACGACCAGAAGGACGACCTGCTGGTACCCGCCATCCACGATGAAAGCGGTTACCGCACCATTCGCGAAACCCTGGCCGCGCAGTACAACCTGGGCAACCGCGAGCCCAACGTACAGATCTACAGCATCGATCGGCGGGGAGATCGTTCGCTGACCTTGCGTCATCAGGCGTACAACCGCAAACCGCTGGGTGACTCCACGGATGAAGTGCTCAAGCACTTGCATCGCCTGTGGGGCTTCGACATTCACCTGGAAACCTTGCAGGGCGACCAAGTCATGAAAACCCACCATGTTCCACCCAGAAACGAACAGACCGAAGGTGATTACGGCCGCCTGGACCTGGCCGTCATCCATCTTTGATTCCGTTTTTCGCCTCCTTTGATCCGACGCAAAGGTTATCCTGTCGGGTCAACGGAGGTTTTTTATGCAGATCTATAAAGTCGGCGGCGCCGTTCGCGATCGCCTGCTGGGTATCCCCGTCACCGACGTCGATCGGGTCGTGGTGGGCGCCACCGCCGAGGAAATGATCGCCAAGGGGTTTCGCCCCGTGGGTGCTGACTTTCCTGTGTTCCTCGATCCGAACACGGGCGAGGAGTACGCCCTCGCCCGCACGGAACGCAAAAGCGGCCGGGGCTATGGCGGCTTCGTGTTTCATGCCAGCCCTGAAGTCACCCTCGAGGAAGACTTGGTTCGCAGGGACCTGACGATCAATGCCATGGCGGAAGATGATCATGGCAACCTCACCGATCCCTACCACGGCCAACGGGACCTCGAAGCCCGCCTGCTCCGCCACGTTTCCCCGGCATTTGCTGAAGATCCGCTCCGAGTCCTGCGAGTTGCCCGCTTTGCCGCGCGTTATGCTCCACTGGGCTTCAAGGTTGCGGACGAGACCGTGGAGCTGATGCGCCAGCTC belongs to Pseudomonas sp. B21-028 and includes:
- a CDS encoding YeaH/YhbH family protein: MSYVIDRRLNGKNKSTVNRQRFLRRYRDHIKKAVEEAVSRRSITDMEHGEQISIPGRDIDEPVLHHGRGGKQTVVHPGNKEFTSGEHIPRPPGGGGGKGPGKAGNSGEGMDEFVFQITQEEFLEFMFEDLELPNLVKRNLTGTDTFKTVRAGISNEGNPSRINIIRTLRSAHARRIALSGSSRAKLREVKEELARLKREEPDNFGDIQDLEAEIEKLSARIHRVPFLDTFDLKYNLLVKQPNPSSKAVMFCLMDVSGSMTQATKDIAKRFFILLYLFLKRNYDKIDVVFIRHHTSAREVDEEEFFYSRETGGTIVSSALKLMQEIMAERYPANEWNIYAAQASDGDNWNDDSPICRDILINQIMPFVQYYTYVEITPREHQALWYEYERIAEAFSDTFAQQQLVSAGDIYPVFRELFQRRLVT
- a CDS encoding SpoVR family protein — encoded protein: MTAKKEQKRQPISTGSEWTFELIQAYDREISRIADRYALDTYPNQIEVITAEQMMDAYASVGMPLGYHHWSYGKHFLSTEKSYSRGQMGLAYEIVINSDPCIAYLMEENTICMQALVVAHACYGHNSFFKGNYLFRTWTDASSIIDYLVFAKQYIMQCEERHGIDAVEDLLDSCHALMNYGVDRYKRPYPISAEEERRRQKDREEHLQKQINDLWRTIPKGADKYSEKDNARFPAEPQENILYFIEKHAPLLEPWQREIVRIVRKIAQYFYPQRQTQVMNEGWATFWHYTLMNDLYDEGLVTDGFMMEFLTSHTSVVFQPGFDSPYYSGINPYALGFAMYRDIRRMCENPTEEDRRWFPEIAGSDWLSTIKFAMSSFKDESFILQYLSPKVIRDLKLFSILDDDQKDDLLVPAIHDESGYRTIRETLAAQYNLGNREPNVQIYSIDRRGDRSLTLRHQAYNRKPLGDSTDEVLKHLHRLWGFDIHLETLQGDQVMKTHHVPPRNEQTEGDYGRLDLAVIHL